In uncultured Bacteroides sp., the following proteins share a genomic window:
- a CDS encoding glutamine--tRNA ligase/YqeY domain fusion protein has product MTDIRTEEGGEKKSLNFIEIAVENDLKEGKNGGRIQTRFPPEPNGYLHIGHAKAICMDFGIAKKYNGVCNLRFDDTNPVKEDVEYVDAIKEDIEWLGYKWGNIYYASDYFQQLWDFAVKLIKEGKAYVDEQSAEEIAKQKGTTTQAGTNSPFRDRPIEENLELFQKMNSGELPEGAMVLRAKIDMANSNMHFRDPIMYRIIHYPHHRTGTTWKAYPMYDFAHGQSDFFEGVTHSLCTLEFEVHRPLYNYYIDLLKENNNYNPRQMEFNRLNLTYTVMSKRKLLTLVKEELVSGWDDPRMPTLCGYRRRGYSPEAIHNFIDKIGYTKYDGIIDVSLLESVVREDLNARSTRVAAVINPVKCIITNYPEGQVEKMEAINNPEDPNSASHIIEFSRELFIEREDFMEDAPKKYFRMTPGQEVRLKNAYIVKCTGCKKNAEGEIEEVYCEFDPNTKSGMPDSNRKVKGTLHWVSAAHSIPAEVRLYDRLFKVENPALEEKDGDFRDLLNPDSLKVLTNCRVEKFLAEMKPLDYLQFQRIGYFNVDKESTPEKLIFNRTVGLKDTWSKINK; this is encoded by the coding sequence ATGACAGATATTAGAACGGAAGAAGGAGGCGAAAAGAAAAGTTTAAACTTTATTGAAATCGCCGTAGAAAACGATTTGAAAGAAGGTAAAAACGGAGGAAGAATACAAACTCGTTTCCCGCCAGAGCCCAATGGCTACTTGCACATTGGTCATGCAAAAGCAATTTGTATGGACTTTGGCATTGCTAAAAAGTATAACGGTGTTTGTAATCTTCGCTTCGACGATACCAATCCCGTAAAAGAAGACGTGGAATATGTAGATGCCATTAAAGAAGATATAGAATGGCTTGGCTACAAGTGGGGAAATATTTACTATGCATCAGATTACTTCCAGCAGTTATGGGATTTTGCCGTAAAACTTATTAAGGAAGGCAAGGCATATGTTGACGAACAATCAGCTGAAGAGATTGCCAAGCAGAAAGGAACTACTACTCAGGCAGGAACAAACAGTCCCTTCCGTGACCGTCCTATAGAGGAAAATCTGGAACTTTTCCAAAAGATGAATTCCGGAGAATTGCCCGAAGGTGCAATGGTTCTTCGTGCAAAAATTGATATGGCTAACTCGAACATGCACTTTCGTGACCCGATAATGTACCGCATTATCCATTACCCTCATCATCGCACAGGAACAACCTGGAAAGCATACCCAATGTATGACTTTGCTCATGGACAATCCGATTTCTTTGAAGGCGTAACCCACTCTCTATGTACATTAGAGTTTGAAGTTCACCGCCCTCTATATAATTATTATATAGACTTGTTGAAGGAAAATAACAATTACAATCCACGACAAATGGAGTTCAACCGTTTGAATCTTACTTATACAGTAATGAGCAAGCGCAAACTTCTCACATTGGTTAAAGAAGAATTAGTAAGTGGATGGGATGATCCTCGTATGCCTACCCTTTGTGGTTACCGCCGACGCGGATATTCTCCTGAGGCTATCCACAATTTCATCGACAAAATTGGTTATACAAAGTACGATGGTATTATTGATGTTTCACTTCTTGAATCAGTAGTTCGCGAAGATCTTAACGCCCGTTCTACTCGTGTGGCGGCAGTTATCAATCCTGTAAAATGTATCATCACCAACTATCCTGAAGGACAAGTGGAAAAGATGGAAGCTATCAATAATCCAGAAGATCCGAATTCCGCTTCACACATTATAGAATTCAGTCGCGAGCTGTTTATCGAACGTGAAGACTTCATGGAAGATGCTCCTAAAAAGTATTTCCGAATGACTCCCGGTCAGGAAGTTCGTCTGAAGAACGCATATATTGTGAAATGTACCGGATGCAAGAAAAATGCAGAAGGAGAAATTGAAGAAGTATACTGCGAATTTGATCCAAACACTAAGAGTGGAATGCCTGATAGCAACCGCAAAGTAAAAGGAACTCTTCACTGGGTAAGTGCTGCGCACAGTATTCCTGCTGAAGTTCGCCTTTACGATCGTTTGTTCAAGGTTGAAAATCCTGCATTGGAAGAGAAAGACGGAGACTTCCGCGACCTTCTTAATCCAGATTCATTGAAGGTACTTACCAACTGTAGAGTTGAAAAGTTCCTGGCAGAAATGAAACCTTTGGATTATTTGCAGTTCCAACGTATCGGTTATTTCAATGTAGATAAAGAATCGACTCCTGAGAAACTGATCTTTAACCGCACTGTAGGGTTAAAAGATACCTGGAGCAAAATTAATAAGTAA